Proteins from a single region of Methanobacterium sp. Maddingley MBC34:
- a CDS encoding Flp pilus assembly protein, ATPase CpaF (PFAM: Type II/IV secretion system protein): MKDKRKEILKDLLGEFGSEETRDEDSIEEEDYPLPREKKAPPVREEVPEEEEEKFTLNKIMKKPPKRTKKVRKASSGLKAEIIEEGLIPKYNVSVPHFSDKEEMIFNEVREKLVEVAVSQGEEFNIDEDSFIGEVKQFLRTRGVRDVERLATQISQVMLGYGKLDPMIKDDDLEEIMVIGTNSNVFVYHRKIGMMVTNVVFETDDDIRSIIDVIARQVNRRIDQQTPILDARLKDGSRVNATLPPVSADGPTLTIRKFRKDPLTVVDLINFKTMSSHLAGFLWLCTDGMGVKPCNAIIAGGTGSGKTTTLNTIAAFVPPRERIITIEDTLELQLPHSHVLRMETRPPNIEGKGELTMDTLVKNSLRQRPDRVIVGEVRGAEAITLFTALNTGHSGMGTLHSNTARETITRLINPPMNVPNIMIPALDFIIMQNRMYRAEGGSLRRITEVAEVVGMEEGNVQLNRVFEWNNVTDKVEYVGIASQTLREMAEMRGVGITELEEEIEKRRLVLEYLADNNIRSIEEVGRCVNSYYKDPDAMLDRIL, translated from the coding sequence ATGAAGGACAAACGCAAGGAAATACTGAAGGATCTCCTGGGAGAGTTTGGTTCTGAAGAAACCCGGGACGAGGATTCAATTGAAGAGGAAGATTATCCTTTACCTCGTGAAAAGAAGGCACCTCCAGTTCGAGAAGAAGTCCCCGAAGAAGAAGAGGAGAAGTTCACCCTAAACAAAATAATGAAAAAACCGCCTAAACGCACAAAAAAGGTTAGAAAAGCTTCTAGTGGCTTAAAGGCGGAAATCATAGAGGAAGGACTGATCCCCAAATACAATGTGAGTGTCCCTCATTTTTCAGATAAGGAAGAAATGATCTTCAATGAAGTCCGGGAGAAACTGGTGGAAGTAGCTGTTTCCCAGGGCGAAGAATTCAACATTGATGAAGATTCGTTTATAGGAGAGGTTAAACAATTCTTAAGGACCAGGGGAGTTCGAGATGTGGAAAGACTAGCCACTCAGATTTCCCAGGTGATGTTGGGGTACGGAAAACTGGATCCTATGATCAAGGATGATGATCTAGAGGAGATTATGGTTATCGGGACTAATAGCAATGTATTCGTATACCACCGAAAGATAGGCATGATGGTCACCAATGTGGTTTTCGAAACTGATGATGATATCCGGTCAATCATCGATGTTATAGCCCGACAGGTGAACCGCCGTATCGACCAGCAGACACCCATACTGGATGCTCGCCTGAAAGATGGTTCCAGGGTTAATGCCACCCTCCCTCCTGTTTCTGCTGATGGTCCCACTCTCACCATCAGGAAGTTCAGAAAAGACCCCCTTACTGTGGTGGATTTAATCAACTTCAAAACCATGTCCTCCCACTTGGCAGGGTTCCTGTGGTTGTGTACCGATGGTATGGGTGTAAAACCATGTAATGCAATCATTGCAGGAGGTACAGGTTCAGGTAAAACCACCACCCTGAATACTATAGCTGCCTTTGTACCTCCAAGGGAACGTATTATAACCATTGAAGACACTCTGGAATTGCAGTTACCTCACTCTCACGTGCTGCGTATGGAAACCCGCCCCCCTAACATTGAAGGTAAAGGTGAACTCACCATGGACACCCTGGTTAAGAACTCCCTTCGTCAGAGGCCTGACCGTGTAATTGTTGGTGAAGTTCGTGGTGCAGAGGCCATAACCCTCTTCACAGCCTTAAACACAGGGCACTCTGGAATGGGAACCCTTCACTCCAATACTGCCCGAGAAACCATCACCCGTTTAATAAATCCTCCCATGAACGTACCCAACATCATGATCCCTGCCTTGGACTTTATCATCATGCAGAACCGAATGTACCGTGCTGAAGGAGGATCCCTCCGGCGTATAACTGAAGTTGCTGAAGTGGTGGGAATGGAAGAAGGTAATGTGCAACTTAACCGTGTGTTTGAATGGAATAACGTCACTGATAAAGTGGAGTATGTGGGAATTGCCAGTCAGACTCTGCGTGAAATGGCAGAAATGAGGGGTGTGGGCATTACAGAACTGGAAGAGGAAATAGAAAAAAGAAGGCTGGTACTTGAATATCTGGCAGATAACAACATTCGTTCCATTGAAGAAGTAGGCCGATGTGTGAACAGTTACTACAAAGATCCAGATGCTATGCTGGACAGGATACTTTAA
- a CDS encoding Flp pilus assembly protein TadB (PFAM: Bacterial type II secretion system protein F domain): MVFGGIKKVFNRIGNITVNSSQKVGGGVQKVGEGVQKPVKRIRDVERPKISRPTAKKESKTDLSTFEPSKSDSKTKSPRKVIKKMGMEKDEIEIFRDLIDQKYERKEKPEDEDKAKKAAVRKASLEELLKEEEKPGLDPKLILIIGVLSFAVVFTVIVVLGFGVEIGLVFGIIILLMTMFIVYMPKIKMGGRSTAASRELPFALRQMATELRAGMGLHDSMRSVAMSGYGPLSEEFARALEEIKYGETTEKALVDMSERINSEGLTRAIYQITRTLTSGGDLAKTLSVIADDTAYEMRMKLKDYAQKLNSFTMIYMFVAILGPVITMIMLIAATTVMGSILPPMLLLILYLFLFPAIVAFMAFMIKRLEPKV; encoded by the coding sequence ATGGTCTTTGGCGGTATTAAGAAGGTCTTCAACCGTATAGGTAACATTACGGTAAATTCCAGCCAGAAAGTTGGTGGGGGAGTTCAGAAGGTCGGTGAAGGGGTGCAAAAGCCCGTTAAAAGAATTAGGGATGTTGAAAGGCCTAAAATCTCCAGGCCTACTGCTAAAAAAGAATCTAAAACTGATTTAAGCACATTTGAACCTTCTAAATCTGATTCTAAGACTAAATCTCCGCGTAAAGTTATTAAGAAAATGGGGATGGAAAAGGATGAGATTGAGATTTTCCGCGACCTCATTGACCAGAAATATGAGCGAAAAGAAAAGCCTGAAGATGAAGATAAAGCCAAAAAAGCAGCGGTACGTAAAGCTTCCCTGGAAGAACTCCTGAAAGAAGAGGAAAAACCAGGTCTGGATCCTAAACTCATTTTAATTATTGGTGTTCTTTCGTTTGCTGTGGTCTTCACAGTGATAGTAGTACTGGGATTCGGTGTGGAGATTGGGTTGGTATTTGGTATTATCATCCTGCTTATGACCATGTTCATTGTGTACATGCCCAAGATCAAAATGGGAGGTCGGTCTACAGCAGCTTCACGAGAATTACCATTTGCACTTAGGCAAATGGCCACAGAATTAAGAGCTGGGATGGGGTTACATGACAGTATGCGTTCTGTTGCTATGTCTGGTTACGGTCCTTTGTCTGAGGAATTTGCCAGAGCACTGGAGGAAATAAAATACGGGGAAACCACTGAAAAGGCTCTGGTGGATATGAGTGAAAGAATTAACTCTGAAGGATTAACCAGGGCAATATACCAGATCACCCGAACCCTAACCAGTGGAGGGGATCTGGCCAAAACATTGAGTGTAATTGCAGATGACACTGCCTATGAAATGAGAATGAAACTCAAGGATTACGCCCAGAAGCTCAACTCCTTCACCATGATCTACATGTTTGTAGCTATATTAGGTCCGGTTATCACCATGATCATGTTAATTGCTGCTACCACGGTTATGGGGTCAATTTTACCACCCATGCTTCTTTTAATCTTATATCTATTCCTTTTCCCTGCTATTGTGGCCTTTATGGCGTTTATGATAAAAAGGCTGGAACCAAAGGTATAG
- a CDS encoding acetyl-CoA decarbonylase/synthase alpha subunit (PFAM: Prismane/CO dehydrogenase family~TIGRFAM: CO dehydrogenase/acetyl-CoA synthase complex, epsilon subunit): MIVVAPKQKSKLKDFKDDFWKTKDITISLGEIASIDEIAEERGEVESSKIEGPTPKPHVTDLRSWDMKLLSRYEPFYAPFCDMCCLCTFGKCDLLNKKGACGIDSETQQARIVLLACNIGTAAHAGHARHMINHLIGELGEDYPINLGLNIDIEAPITRTIIGQKPRNLGDLKNVISYVEEQLSHLLSACHTGQEGSYLDFESKSLHSGVMDDLAREVGDIAQIVALNMPKGDGDAPLVEMGVGTIDSTKPVVLCIGHNVIPGASIMDYLDETGQEEDFEVCGICCAAIDISRYNDRAKVVGPLSRQLKFIRSGVADVIIVDEQCIRTDVLEEAQKKNTAVIATTDKMCLGLPDMTDKDPDVIVSKLLNKEIKGALILDSEKVGEVSVKVAKILAPEREKLKLLPELEEVQKMALECTECGWCNRVCPNNKPMMEAVVAAGNADFSNFEELYLNDVCYSCGRCEQECERELPLMSMLAKVGEKLAKDEKFNIRAGRGPVQDVEIRRVGAPIVLGDIPGVIAIVGCSNYPNGGKEVAEMAKEFLERNYIVVATGCGAMSIGEYLDEEGKTLYEQYSGDFDARGLLNIGSCVSNAHISGACIKIANIFAKKPLEGNFEEIADYILNRVGACGIAWGAYSQKAAAIATGVNRWGIPVVVGPHGSKYRRLYLGRTDKKESWKIKDLRTGKIMDGEPAPEHLLYAAENMAEAVVMTAKLCIRPTDTGKGRQIKLNHYIDLYKKYYGQLPPDIHLFVRNEKDIPITYKKDVKKLLEEVGWEPREIPQEPSLMGMGGD; this comes from the coding sequence GTGATTGTTGTGGCACCTAAACAAAAGTCTAAACTAAAAGATTTTAAAGATGATTTTTGGAAAACCAAGGATATTACAATTTCCCTTGGCGAAATCGCTTCCATTGATGAAATTGCTGAAGAAAGAGGTGAAGTAGAGAGTTCCAAAATTGAGGGACCTACTCCCAAACCCCATGTTACAGATTTGAGATCGTGGGACATGAAACTACTCAGTAGATATGAGCCATTCTATGCACCTTTCTGTGACATGTGCTGTTTATGTACCTTTGGAAAATGTGACCTTTTAAACAAGAAAGGAGCTTGTGGGATTGATTCGGAAACACAACAAGCTCGTATAGTTCTTTTAGCATGTAATATTGGGACTGCTGCCCATGCAGGTCATGCCAGGCATATGATCAACCACCTCATTGGAGAACTGGGTGAGGATTACCCTATTAATCTGGGATTGAACATAGATATTGAGGCTCCCATCACCAGAACAATAATTGGCCAAAAGCCGAGAAATCTCGGTGATTTAAAGAATGTTATAAGTTACGTTGAAGAACAGTTGTCTCACCTGTTATCTGCTTGTCACACTGGTCAAGAAGGAAGTTATCTTGATTTTGAATCTAAATCACTCCATTCTGGTGTTATGGATGATCTTGCTCGAGAAGTAGGGGATATAGCTCAAATTGTGGCATTAAACATGCCTAAAGGGGATGGGGATGCTCCTTTAGTTGAAATGGGTGTAGGTACCATTGACTCTACAAAACCAGTGGTGTTGTGTATAGGTCACAACGTGATTCCTGGAGCCAGCATAATGGATTACCTTGATGAAACAGGTCAGGAAGAAGATTTTGAGGTTTGTGGTATATGTTGCGCAGCCATAGATATTTCCAGATACAATGATCGGGCTAAAGTGGTTGGTCCTCTGTCCAGGCAGCTTAAATTCATCCGCAGTGGAGTTGCTGATGTTATCATAGTTGATGAGCAGTGTATACGGACTGATGTGCTGGAAGAAGCTCAAAAGAAAAATACTGCAGTGATTGCCACCACTGATAAGATGTGTCTGGGCCTGCCTGATATGACTGATAAGGATCCTGATGTAATTGTATCCAAATTACTTAACAAGGAGATAAAAGGTGCACTCATACTTGATTCTGAAAAGGTAGGGGAGGTTTCAGTTAAAGTTGCCAAGATCCTGGCACCAGAACGGGAAAAACTCAAGTTATTACCTGAACTGGAAGAAGTGCAAAAAATGGCTCTAGAGTGCACTGAATGTGGTTGGTGTAACCGGGTCTGTCCCAACAACAAACCTATGATGGAGGCAGTGGTTGCAGCCGGAAATGCTGATTTCTCTAATTTTGAAGAACTTTACCTTAATGATGTGTGTTATTCCTGTGGTAGATGTGAACAGGAGTGTGAACGGGAACTCCCACTCATGTCCATGTTAGCCAAAGTTGGTGAAAAATTAGCCAAGGATGAAAAATTCAATATCCGTGCTGGTCGAGGCCCAGTACAGGATGTGGAAATAAGAAGAGTAGGCGCACCAATTGTACTTGGTGATATTCCAGGAGTTATAGCCATTGTAGGATGTTCAAACTATCCTAATGGCGGAAAAGAAGTTGCAGAAATGGCTAAAGAATTCCTGGAACGTAACTATATTGTAGTGGCCACTGGATGTGGGGCCATGTCCATTGGTGAATACCTTGATGAAGAAGGAAAAACACTCTACGAACAGTACAGTGGTGATTTCGATGCCCGTGGATTACTAAACATTGGTTCATGTGTGTCAAACGCCCACATATCAGGTGCTTGTATAAAAATTGCCAATATTTTTGCCAAAAAACCATTGGAAGGCAACTTTGAGGAAATAGCAGACTACATCCTGAACCGAGTCGGGGCCTGCGGCATAGCATGGGGTGCTTACTCTCAAAAAGCAGCTGCGATTGCTACTGGAGTTAACCGATGGGGTATACCAGTTGTTGTGGGTCCACACGGTTCCAAATACCGTCGATTATACCTTGGAAGAACAGATAAAAAAGAATCCTGGAAAATTAAAGATCTGAGGACTGGTAAAATTATGGATGGTGAACCTGCACCAGAGCACCTGCTTTACGCTGCAGAAAACATGGCAGAAGCAGTAGTAATGACTGCAAAACTATGTATCCGACCTACTGACACGGGCAAAGGGCGCCAAATCAAATTGAACCATTACATAGATCTTTACAAAAAATATTATGGTCAATTACCTCCGGATATTCATTTATTTGTCCGTAATGAGAAGGATATTCCTATAACTTATAAAAAGGATGTGAAGAAATTACTTGAGGAAGTGGGATGGGAACCCCGTGAAATACCTCAGGAACCGTCTCTTATGGGAATGGGAGGTGATTAA
- a CDS encoding acetyl-CoA decarbonylase/synthase epsilon subunit (PFAM: CO dehydrogenase beta subunit/acetyl-CoA synthase epsilon subunit~TIGRFAM: CO dehydrogenase/acetyl-CoA synthase complex, epsilon subunit): MANDRVIPWQPTVIAGPKQALLVTPETAELMIKKAKRPLLILGPLVKEDPVRSLACGIAEKWDLPVVTTADAYKSFKDKGLDSTAYGVVEIVNLLKDPEWQGVKGEGQHDLVIFLGCIYYIGSQGLSTLKHYAPHLKTLTICKFFHSNADASFPNMNDEEWFNYLEKMGK, encoded by the coding sequence ATGGCTAATGATAGAGTAATACCATGGCAACCCACAGTAATTGCAGGGCCAAAACAGGCATTACTAGTAACGCCCGAAACAGCTGAGCTCATGATAAAAAAGGCTAAACGACCTCTTTTAATTCTTGGGCCATTGGTGAAGGAAGATCCGGTCCGTTCACTTGCTTGCGGAATAGCAGAAAAATGGGATCTTCCAGTGGTTACCACTGCCGATGCATATAAATCTTTTAAGGATAAAGGTTTGGATTCCACTGCTTATGGGGTGGTGGAGATTGTAAATCTTCTTAAAGACCCTGAATGGCAGGGTGTGAAAGGTGAAGGACAACATGACCTGGTTATCTTCCTAGGATGCATATATTACATAGGTTCACAGGGCCTATCAACACTCAAACATTATGCACCTCACCTGAAGACACTGACTATCTGCAAATTCTTCCATTCCAATGCAGATGCATCATTCCCTAACATGAACGATGAAGAATGGTTCAATTACCTTGAAAAAATGGGTAAGTAA
- a CDS encoding acetyl-CoA decarbonylase/synthase beta subunit (PFAM: CO dehydrogenase/acetyl-CoA synthase complex beta subunit~TIGRFAM: CO dehydrogenase/CO-methylating acetyl-CoA synthase complex, beta subunit): MFEDIPVDVSPMYEGERIRAANMFVEMAGPKSMGAELVQVEEDVEDGKILVIGPELDAMQEGDIHPLGILIEIKGEHLEKELEGVIERRTHELCNYVKGFMHLNQRDAIWCRVSKEALAAGFKLEHLAKTLSILFKEEFPLIESISITIMTEPAKVEEFVTKAKDQYQKRDARARELSDEDVDVFYGCVMCQSFAPTHVCVVTPDRTALCGAINWFDCRAAAKMDPDGPIFEIEKGTVVDEVKGEYSNVNSVVTERSQGTVERVYLHSVFEYPHTSCGCFEAVAFYIPELDGIGIVDRDFRGETPLGIPFSAMAGQCSGGKQVEGFTGLSLEYMRSPKFLQADGAFERIVWLPKEIKESVKDYIPEDMWDKIPTEEDVSGLKEIRSFLENKGHPIMERLNIVQSETSEDEAEVTVEEETSLMEGIQMEGEPMAPVAYAPELTVPSSGGVKIIFKNAKVYAEKVIIKKNDKP; this comes from the coding sequence ATGTTTGAAGATATACCTGTTGATGTAAGCCCCATGTACGAGGGGGAGCGTATCAGAGCAGCCAACATGTTTGTAGAAATGGCAGGCCCTAAATCCATGGGTGCTGAATTGGTACAAGTTGAGGAAGATGTTGAAGATGGCAAAATTCTAGTTATAGGACCTGAACTGGATGCCATGCAGGAAGGAGATATCCATCCATTGGGGATCCTGATTGAAATCAAGGGAGAACACCTGGAAAAGGAACTGGAAGGTGTAATTGAACGCCGAACTCACGAACTCTGTAACTACGTTAAGGGATTTATGCACCTTAACCAGAGGGATGCCATATGGTGTAGAGTAAGTAAAGAAGCCCTTGCAGCAGGATTTAAACTGGAACACCTGGCTAAAACCCTTTCAATACTATTTAAAGAAGAATTCCCCCTGATAGAATCAATATCAATTACTATCATGACAGAACCAGCCAAAGTAGAGGAATTCGTCACCAAAGCCAAGGATCAATATCAAAAAAGGGATGCAAGAGCCCGTGAACTCTCTGATGAAGATGTGGATGTATTTTATGGTTGTGTGATGTGTCAATCATTTGCCCCCACCCATGTATGTGTGGTAACACCGGACCGAACTGCATTATGTGGTGCTATCAATTGGTTCGATTGCCGTGCAGCTGCTAAAATGGATCCAGATGGACCGATATTTGAGATTGAAAAGGGAACTGTAGTGGACGAGGTTAAAGGAGAATATAGTAACGTTAATTCAGTAGTGACAGAACGTTCCCAGGGCACTGTTGAAAGAGTGTACTTGCACAGTGTATTTGAATATCCTCACACTTCCTGTGGTTGTTTCGAGGCAGTTGCCTTTTACATTCCTGAACTGGATGGTATTGGCATAGTTGACCGTGATTTCCGAGGGGAAACACCACTGGGAATACCATTCTCAGCAATGGCAGGCCAGTGTTCAGGTGGTAAGCAGGTGGAAGGATTTACTGGACTCAGTTTGGAATATATGCGTTCACCTAAGTTTTTACAGGCAGACGGAGCTTTCGAACGAATTGTATGGCTGCCTAAAGAGATTAAGGAATCAGTGAAAGATTACATTCCTGAAGATATGTGGGATAAAATACCCACTGAAGAAGATGTATCTGGCCTAAAAGAGATTCGAAGCTTCCTAGAGAACAAAGGTCATCCTATCATGGAGAGATTAAATATTGTTCAGTCAGAAACCTCTGAAGATGAAGCAGAAGTTACTGTTGAAGAAGAAACAAGTCTAATGGAGGGTATACAAATGGAAGGGGAACCTATGGCTCCGGTAGCATACGCACCAGAACTAACTGTGCCTTCATCTGGTGGAGTTAAAATCATTTTCAAAAACGCCAAAGTTTATGCAGAAAAGGTGATAATCAAGAAAAATGATAAGCCCTAA
- a CDS encoding CO dehydrogenase maturation factor (PFAM: CobQ/CobB/MinD/ParA nucleotide binding domain) has product MIIAVSGKGGTGKTLVSSLLIKSLSNSKKDILAIDADPDSNLPEALGVDVHKTVGDVREELKEDTAKGNIPKGMNKWDILDYKIMESIIETPNFDLLVMGRPEGSGCYCAVNNMLRRIIENLSSNYDMIIIDTEAGLEHLSRRTTQNVDVMLVVTDKSKRGMLTAQRIGQLADELEIKFQELYLVLNRVNTENEEEILKKAKETGLEMAGVIYEDDKVTQYDIEGRPLVELPDESNTVKAVSGILSRIRK; this is encoded by the coding sequence GTGATCATCGCAGTAAGTGGTAAAGGTGGAACCGGGAAAACCCTGGTATCATCTCTCCTTATAAAATCCCTTTCCAACAGCAAAAAGGATATTCTGGCAATTGATGCCGACCCTGATAGTAACCTACCGGAAGCATTAGGTGTAGATGTCCATAAAACAGTGGGAGATGTTAGGGAAGAATTAAAGGAAGACACTGCCAAGGGAAATATCCCTAAAGGGATGAACAAGTGGGATATCCTGGACTATAAAATAATGGAGTCAATCATCGAAACTCCCAACTTCGACCTACTGGTTATGGGGAGACCCGAAGGCAGTGGATGTTACTGTGCAGTCAACAACATGCTCCGGAGAATAATCGAAAACCTATCATCCAATTATGATATGATCATCATTGACACCGAGGCAGGACTTGAACACTTGAGTCGCCGAACCACTCAAAACGTGGACGTGATGCTGGTGGTCACTGATAAATCAAAAAGAGGAATGCTCACCGCGCAGAGAATTGGTCAACTGGCTGATGAACTTGAAATAAAATTCCAGGAGTTATACTTGGTACTAAACAGGGTAAACACTGAAAATGAAGAAGAAATCCTGAAAAAAGCCAAGGAAACAGGTCTGGAGATGGCGGGGGTAATCTATGAGGATGATAAGGTAACCCAGTATGATATTGAGGGAAGACCTCTGGTGGAACTTCCTGATGAATCCAATACTGTAAAAGCAGTATCCGGGATATTATCCCGCATTAGAAAGTAA
- a CDS encoding acetyl-CoA decarbonylase/synthase delta subunit (PFAM: CO dehydrogenase/acetyl-CoA synthase delta subunit~TIGRFAM: CO dehydrogenase/acetyl-CoA synthase, delta subunit), with protein MDKMSQLLKLLEKTDYIEINEFRMDFEELELQIMPAMQRVVQQAVTKQAAIQETIKTMEAIDFVPPIKDYPGEVAQVQLGAGSRKPVYLGGQQALYRFEEPQPNPPVVTFDVFDIPMPGLPRPIREHFSDVMEHPGDWAKKAVKDFGANVVTIHLIGTGPKVMDKTPRQAAEDIEEVLQAVDVPLVIGGSGDPQKDPVVLEAAAIAAEDERCLLASANLDLDYKRVAKAAVDYNHAVLSWAITDINMQKTLNKYLMKEGLTQKDIVMDPTTCALGYGIEFSIDVITRTRLAALKGDKDLQMPMSSGTTNAWGSREAWMKNDAWGPTDYRGPIWEIFTGLTMMLCGVDIFMMLHPQSVQILSEIGSTFTKEYLTTDVPDISNWITELE; from the coding sequence ATGGATAAAATGTCGCAACTTCTTAAACTACTGGAAAAAACAGACTATATAGAAATCAACGAATTTAGAATGGATTTTGAGGAACTGGAATTGCAAATTATGCCAGCAATGCAGAGAGTAGTGCAGCAGGCAGTAACCAAACAGGCCGCAATTCAGGAAACCATCAAGACAATGGAAGCCATTGACTTTGTGCCTCCAATAAAAGATTATCCTGGCGAAGTTGCCCAGGTGCAACTGGGTGCTGGAAGCAGAAAACCAGTCTATTTAGGAGGTCAACAGGCTCTTTACCGCTTCGAAGAACCCCAACCCAACCCTCCTGTGGTAACATTTGATGTCTTTGACATTCCCATGCCAGGACTTCCACGTCCTATAAGGGAACACTTCTCTGATGTTATGGAACACCCTGGAGACTGGGCTAAAAAAGCGGTTAAGGACTTTGGGGCCAATGTGGTAACTATACACCTAATTGGAACTGGACCTAAGGTTATGGACAAAACACCAAGACAGGCTGCTGAAGATATTGAAGAAGTCCTGCAGGCTGTGGATGTGCCCCTGGTTATAGGAGGATCTGGAGATCCTCAGAAGGATCCAGTTGTTCTTGAAGCCGCAGCCATTGCTGCAGAAGATGAACGTTGCTTACTTGCTTCAGCTAACCTTGACCTAGATTACAAGAGAGTGGCCAAAGCAGCAGTAGACTACAACCATGCAGTCTTAAGCTGGGCCATCACCGACATAAACATGCAGAAAACCCTGAACAAATACCTGATGAAGGAAGGATTAACTCAAAAAGACATAGTCATGGACCCCACCACATGTGCCCTGGGTTACGGTATTGAATTCTCAATTGATGTCATCACCCGAACCAGGCTAGCAGCACTTAAAGGGGACAAAGATCTGCAGATGCCAATGAGCTCTGGAACCACCAATGCATGGGGATCCAGGGAAGCATGGATGAAAAACGATGCATGGGGCCCCACAGATTACCGTGGACCCATCTGGGAGATCTTCACTGGGTTAACCATGATGCTCTGTGGAGTGGACATCTTTATGATGCTGCACCCACAATCAGTACAGATTTTAAGCGAAATAGGCTCCACCTTTACCAAGGAGTACCTTACAACTGATGTACCAGACATATCCAACTGGATAACGGAGCTAGAATAG